From one Solanum stenotomum isolate F172 chromosome 12, ASM1918654v1, whole genome shotgun sequence genomic stretch:
- the LOC125847133 gene encoding SKP1-like protein 1A, which translates to MSSEKLITFKTSDGEEFKLNESVAVRSEVIKNMKYSEEGVTKDQLKSFDQDFLKMSQSELVGVLLAANFFDDKQMKEVIIQEFADRIKGKPIEEIREVFGIVNDYTPEEEEEVRRENAWAFE; encoded by the exons ATGTCTTCAGAAAAACTCATAACTTTCAAGACTAGCGATGGTGAGGAATTCAAACTCAATGAGTCTGTAGCTGTGAGGTCAGAAGTCATCAAGAACATG AAATATTCGGAAGAAGGTGTTACGAAAGATCAGTTAAAGAGTTTTGATCAGGATTTCTTGAAGATGAGCCAATCAGAATTAGTTGGTGTTCTCCTGGCTGCTAATTTTTTTGATGATAAACAAATGAAGGAGGTAATAATCCAAGAATTTGCTGATAGGATCAAAGGGAAACCAATAGAGGAAATACGTGAAGTATTTGGTATCGTGAATGATTATACTccagaggaagaggaggaggtcCGTAGAGAGAATGCTTGGGCTTTTGAATGA